In the Streptomyces formicae genome, one interval contains:
- a CDS encoding TetR/AcrR family transcriptional regulator: MTTAHERQPRADARRNRERIVAAAREAFAESGPDASLNDIARRAGVGPGTLYRHFPARPALLTAVLKDRIDTLCGRADELLATDSPDDALAGWLHVLLTHARANQGLGGAAMLEELSRPDALGFDCHQRIQDTAERLLTRSQHAGTARPDLTATDLIQLVVGIALSTTHRTTDPSQPERLLALVLDAVVGRRT, from the coding sequence ATGACGACGGCCCACGAACGACAGCCGCGCGCCGATGCCCGACGCAATCGCGAGCGCATCGTCGCCGCCGCGCGCGAAGCGTTCGCCGAGTCGGGGCCCGACGCCTCCCTGAACGACATCGCCCGCCGCGCGGGAGTCGGCCCCGGCACGCTCTACCGGCACTTCCCCGCGCGCCCCGCCCTCCTGACGGCGGTCCTGAAGGACCGCATCGACACGCTGTGCGGCCGCGCGGACGAGCTCCTCGCGACGGACTCCCCCGACGACGCGCTCGCCGGGTGGCTGCACGTCCTACTCACCCACGCCCGTGCCAACCAGGGCCTCGGCGGCGCCGCCATGCTCGAGGAACTCAGCAGACCCGACGCTCTCGGCTTCGACTGCCACCAGCGCATCCAGGACACCGCCGAGCGCCTCCTGACCCGCTCCCAGCACGCGGGCACGGCCCGCCCCGACCTCACGGCCACGGACCTGATCCAGCTGGTGGTCGGCATCGCCCTCTCCACGACGCACCGCACCACGGATCCGTCCCAGCCCGAGCGGCTGCTCGCGTTGGTGCTGGACGCGGTGGTGGGGAGGCGGACCTAA
- a CDS encoding multifunctional oxoglutarate decarboxylase/oxoglutarate dehydrogenase thiamine pyrophosphate-binding subunit/dihydrolipoyllysine-residue succinyltransferase subunit has translation MSSQSPSSSSISTDQDGQGKDPAAAFGPNEWLVDEIYQQYLQDPNSVDRAWWDFFADYKPGVGASVAAAPAKPAGDAAAGAAPTTPAAPAKPAAKAAPAAPAAPAAPAAKPAAAAPAPAAKPAAAKPAAKAEPAKEAPAGPEYVTLRGPSAAVAKNMNASIEVPTATSVRAVPVKLLFDNRIVINNHLKRARGGKISFTHLIGYAMVQAIKAMPSMNYSFVEKDGKPTLVKPEHINFGLAIDLVKPNGDRQLVVAGIKKAETLNFFEFWQAYEDIVRRARDGKLGMDDFTGVTVSLTNPGGLGTVHSVPRLMPGQSVIMGVGSMDYPAEFQGTSQDTLNKLGISKVMTLTSTYDHRVIQGAASGEFLRIVANLLLGEQDFYDEIFKALRIPYEPVRWLKDIDASHDDDVTKAARVFELIHSYRVRGHVMADTDPLEYKQRKHPDLDITEHGLTLWDLEREFAVGGFAGKSMMKLRDVLGVLRDSYCRTTGVEFMHIQDPKQRRWLQDRIERQHATKPEREEQLRILRRLNSAEAFETFLQTKYVGQKRFSLEGGESVIPLLDAVIDSAAESRLDEVVIGMAHRGRLNVLANIVGKSYAQIFREFEGNMDPKSMHGSGDVKYHLGAEGTFTGLDGEQIKVSLAANPSHLETVDPIIEGIVRAKQDIINKGGTDFTVLPVALHGDAAFAGQGVVAETLNMSQLRGYRTGGTVHIVINNQVGFTAAPESSRSSMYATDVARMIEAPIFHVNGDDPEAVVRVARLAFEFRQAFNKDVVIDLICYRRRGHNESDNPAFTQPLMYDLIDKKRSVRKLYTESLIGRGDITLEEAEQALQDFQGQLEKVFTEVREATAQPGEAEVPAPEAEFPVKIDTAISQEIVKRIAESQVNIPDRVTVHPRLLPQLQRRATMVEEGTIDWGMGETLAIGSLLLEGTPVRLSGQDSRRGTFGQRHAVLIDRATGEDFTPLLYLSEDQARYNVYDSLLSEYAVMGFEYGYSLARPEALVMWEAQFGDFVNGAQTVVDEYISAAEQKWNQHSGVTLLLPHGYEGQGPDHSSARIERFLQLCAQNNMTVAMPTLPSNYFHLLRWQVHNPHHKPLVVFTPKSMLRLKAAASKTEEFTSGGFRPVIGDATVDPAAVRKVVFCAGKLYYDLEAERTKRGATDTALIRIERLYPLPGAELQAEIAKFPNAEKYLWAQEEPANQGAWPFIALNLIDHLDLAVGADIPHGERLRRISRPHGSSPAVGSKKRHEQEQEQLVREVFEA, from the coding sequence GTGTCGTCACAGTCCCCCAGTAGCTCGAGCATCTCGACCGACCAAGACGGTCAGGGCAAGGACCCTGCTGCTGCCTTCGGTCCCAACGAGTGGCTCGTCGACGAGATCTATCAGCAGTACCTCCAGGACCCGAATTCGGTCGACCGAGCCTGGTGGGACTTCTTCGCCGACTACAAGCCAGGGGTGGGCGCTTCCGTAGCCGCCGCCCCGGCGAAGCCGGCGGGTGACGCGGCCGCGGGGGCCGCGCCCACCACTCCCGCCGCCCCGGCGAAGCCCGCGGCCAAGGCCGCGCCCGCCGCCCCCGCGGCTCCGGCAGCCCCCGCCGCGAAGCCCGCGGCCGCCGCTCCGGCCCCCGCGGCCAAGCCCGCCGCCGCGAAGCCCGCCGCCAAGGCGGAGCCCGCGAAGGAGGCCCCGGCAGGGCCCGAGTACGTGACGCTGCGCGGTCCCTCGGCCGCTGTCGCGAAGAACATGAACGCCTCCATCGAGGTCCCCACCGCCACGTCGGTGCGCGCGGTCCCGGTGAAGCTGCTCTTCGACAACCGCATCGTCATCAACAACCACCTCAAGCGCGCCCGCGGCGGGAAGATCTCCTTCACGCACCTCATCGGGTACGCGATGGTGCAGGCCATCAAGGCCATGCCGTCGATGAACTACTCCTTCGTGGAGAAGGACGGCAAGCCGACCCTGGTCAAGCCGGAGCACATCAACTTCGGCCTCGCCATCGACCTGGTGAAGCCCAACGGCGACCGCCAGCTCGTGGTCGCGGGCATCAAGAAGGCCGAGACCCTGAACTTCTTCGAGTTCTGGCAGGCCTACGAGGACATCGTCCGGCGCGCCCGCGACGGCAAGCTCGGCATGGACGACTTCACCGGCGTCACGGTCTCGCTGACCAACCCCGGCGGCCTCGGCACCGTCCACTCGGTCCCCCGCCTGATGCCCGGCCAGTCGGTCATCATGGGCGTCGGCTCGATGGACTACCCGGCGGAGTTCCAGGGCACCTCCCAGGACACCCTGAACAAGCTCGGCATCTCGAAGGTCATGACGCTCACGTCGACCTACGACCACCGGGTCATCCAGGGCGCCGCCTCCGGCGAGTTCCTGCGCATCGTCGCGAACCTCCTCCTCGGCGAGCAGGACTTCTACGACGAGATCTTCAAGGCGCTCCGGATCCCCTACGAGCCGGTCCGCTGGCTCAAGGACATCGACGCCTCGCACGACGACGACGTCACGAAGGCCGCCCGCGTCTTCGAGCTGATCCACTCCTACCGGGTGCGCGGCCACGTCATGGCCGACACGGACCCGCTGGAGTACAAGCAGCGCAAGCACCCCGACCTGGACATCACCGAGCACGGCCTCACCCTGTGGGACCTGGAGCGGGAGTTCGCGGTCGGCGGCTTCGCCGGCAAGTCGATGATGAAGCTGCGCGACGTCCTCGGCGTCCTGCGCGACTCGTACTGCCGCACCACCGGCGTCGAGTTCATGCACATCCAGGACCCGAAGCAGCGCAGGTGGCTCCAGGACCGCATCGAGCGCCAGCACGCCACGAAGCCGGAGCGCGAGGAGCAGCTGCGCATCCTGCGCCGGCTGAACTCCGCCGAGGCCTTCGAGACCTTCCTGCAGACGAAGTACGTCGGCCAGAAGCGCTTCTCCCTGGAGGGCGGCGAGTCGGTCATCCCGCTGCTCGACGCCGTCATCGACAGCGCCGCCGAGTCGCGCCTGGACGAGGTCGTCATCGGCATGGCCCACCGCGGCCGCCTGAACGTCCTCGCCAACATCGTCGGCAAGTCGTACGCCCAGATCTTCCGCGAGTTCGAGGGCAACATGGACCCCAAGTCCATGCACGGCTCCGGCGACGTGAAGTACCACCTGGGCGCCGAGGGCACCTTCACCGGCCTCGACGGCGAGCAGATCAAGGTCTCGCTCGCGGCGAACCCGTCCCACCTGGAGACGGTCGACCCGATCATCGAGGGCATCGTCCGCGCCAAGCAGGACATCATCAACAAGGGCGGCACGGACTTCACGGTCCTGCCCGTCGCCCTGCACGGTGACGCGGCCTTCGCGGGCCAGGGTGTGGTCGCCGAGACGCTGAACATGTCGCAGCTGCGCGGTTACCGCACGGGCGGCACGGTCCACATCGTCATCAACAACCAGGTCGGCTTCACCGCCGCCCCGGAGTCGTCGCGCTCCTCCATGTACGCCACGGACGTGGCCCGCATGATCGAGGCGCCGATCTTCCACGTGAACGGCGACGACCCCGAGGCCGTCGTCCGCGTCGCCCGCCTCGCCTTCGAGTTCCGCCAGGCGTTCAACAAGGATGTGGTCATCGACCTCATCTGCTACCGCCGCCGCGGTCACAACGAGTCGGACAACCCGGCGTTCACGCAGCCGCTGATGTACGACCTGATCGACAAGAAGCGCTCGGTGCGCAAGCTCTACACCGAGTCCCTCATCGGTCGCGGCGACATCACCCTGGAAGAGGCCGAGCAGGCGCTCCAGGACTTCCAGGGCCAGCTGGAGAAGGTCTTCACGGAGGTCCGCGAGGCCACCGCGCAGCCCGGCGAGGCCGAGGTCCCGGCGCCGGAGGCCGAGTTCCCCGTCAAGATCGACACCGCGATCTCCCAGGAGATCGTGAAGCGGATCGCCGAGTCCCAGGTCAACATCCCCGACCGGGTCACCGTCCACCCGCGCCTGCTGCCGCAGCTGCAGCGCCGCGCGACGATGGTCGAAGAGGGCACGATCGACTGGGGCATGGGCGAGACCCTCGCCATCGGCTCGCTGCTCCTGGAGGGCACCCCGGTCCGCCTGTCGGGCCAGGACTCGCGCCGCGGCACGTTCGGTCAGCGCCACGCGGTGCTCATCGACCGCGCGACGGGCGAGGACTTCACGCCGCTTCTGTACCTCTCCGAGGACCAGGCGCGCTACAACGTCTACGACTCGCTGCTCTCCGAGTACGCGGTGATGGGCTTCGAGTACGGCTACTCGCTGGCCCGCCCCGAGGCTCTGGTGATGTGGGAGGCGCAGTTCGGCGACTTCGTCAACGGCGCGCAGACGGTGGTGGACGAGTACATCTCGGCCGCCGAGCAGAAGTGGAACCAGCACTCCGGCGTCACGCTGCTGCTGCCCCACGGCTACGAGGGCCAGGGCCCGGACCACTCGTCCGCCCGCATCGAGCGCTTCCTCCAGCTGTGCGCGCAGAACAACATGACCGTCGCGATGCCGACGCTCCCGTCGAACTACTTCCACCTCCTGCGGTGGCAGGTGCACAACCCGCACCACAAGCCGCTGGTCGTCTTCACCCCGAAGTCGATGCTGCGCCTGAAGGCCGCCGCGTCGAAGACGGAGGAGTTCACCAGCGGTGGCTTCCGCCCGGTGATCGGCGACGCGACGGTCGACCCGGCCGCGGTGCGCAAGGTGGTGTTCTGCGCGGGCAAGCTCTACTACGACCTGGAGGCGGAGCGCACCAAGCGCGGCGCCACGGACACGGCCCTCATCCGCATCGAGCGCCTGTACCCGCTGCCGGGTGCCGAGCTCCAGGCGGAGATCGCCAAGTTCCCGAACGCCGAGAAGTACCTGTGGGCGCAGGAGGAGCCGGCGAACCAGGGCGCGTGGCCCTTCATCGCCCTCAACCTCATCGACCACCTGGACCTGGCGGTCGGCGCCGACATCCCGCACGGCGAGCGCCTGCGCCGCATCTCGCGCCCGCACGGCTCGTCCCCCGCGGTCGGCTCGAAGAAGCGTCACGAGCAGGAGCAGGAGCAGCTCGTACGCGAGGTGTTCGAGGCCTAG
- a CDS encoding helix-turn-helix domain-containing protein, with protein MSEATDLAERAGDRDPRIGLRAVSALRKLVEQLEAVQVRSARVQGWSWQEIAAELGVSRQAVHKKYGRQ; from the coding sequence ATGAGCGAAGCAACGGATCTCGCCGAGCGGGCGGGTGATCGCGATCCACGGATCGGGCTGCGAGCCGTGTCCGCGCTGCGGAAGCTGGTGGAGCAGTTGGAGGCCGTGCAGGTGCGCAGCGCGCGTGTGCAGGGCTGGTCGTGGCAGGAGATCGCCGCGGAGCTCGGGGTCAGCAGGCAGGCCGTGCACAAGAAGTACGGGAGGCAGTGA
- a CDS encoding TIGR03620 family F420-dependent LLM class oxidoreductase encodes MSDALARTGLGEAGIWTFAFEGQPAGRVREAAAEIEELGYGALWYGEAFGRDSAGQAWLLLTATRRIVVASGIANIAFREPLAMAAAERTLGEAFPGRYVLGLGGHRVDDTVSEVDGYPVPARGKALSTMRRYLDSMDAAPAHGPAPDPAPRRVLAALGPKMLGLAAERTWGAHPYFVPVEHTALAREAMGPDAFLGVEQAVVLDTDVDRAREVAAAHVAGYVTMAPHQAASMRRLGFGEEDLAGGRPSRRLVDAIVAYGDVDALHARVREHLDAGADHVCVQVLTEDPAELPLPQWRELAPVLLGR; translated from the coding sequence ATGAGTGACGCCTTGGCACGGACGGGGCTCGGCGAGGCCGGGATCTGGACGTTCGCCTTCGAGGGACAGCCCGCGGGGCGGGTGCGTGAAGCGGCGGCGGAGATCGAGGAGCTGGGGTACGGGGCGCTCTGGTACGGGGAGGCGTTCGGCCGGGACTCGGCGGGGCAGGCCTGGCTGCTGCTGACCGCGACCCGCCGCATCGTCGTCGCGTCGGGCATCGCCAACATCGCCTTCAGGGAGCCGCTCGCCATGGCCGCGGCGGAGCGCACCCTCGGCGAGGCCTTTCCCGGGCGCTACGTGCTCGGCCTCGGCGGCCACCGGGTCGACGACACCGTCAGCGAGGTCGACGGATATCCGGTCCCCGCGCGCGGGAAGGCGCTGTCGACGATGCGCCGCTACCTGGACTCCATGGACGCGGCCCCGGCCCACGGACCGGCCCCCGACCCGGCGCCGCGCCGCGTCCTGGCCGCGCTCGGCCCGAAGATGCTGGGTCTCGCCGCCGAGCGGACCTGGGGCGCCCACCCGTACTTCGTCCCCGTCGAGCACACCGCGCTGGCCCGCGAGGCGATGGGGCCCGACGCGTTCCTCGGCGTCGAACAGGCCGTCGTCCTCGACACGGACGTCGACCGGGCCCGCGAGGTGGCCGCCGCGCACGTCGCGGGCTACGTCACGATGGCGCCCCATCAGGCGGCGAGCATGCGCCGCCTGGGGTTCGGCGAGGAGGACCTGGCGGGAGGACGCCCCAGCCGCCGTCTGGTCGACGCGATCGTCGCCTACGGAGACGTGGACGCGCTCCACGCGCGCGTGCGGGAACACCTCGACGCGGGCGCCGACCACGTCTGCGTACAGGTGCTCACCGAGGACCCGGCCGAGCTGCCGCTGCCGCAGTGGCGCGAACTGGCCCCCGTCCTGCTCGGCAGGTGA
- a CDS encoding response regulator transcription factor, with amino-acid sequence MEQTHTSHNGATAAMPGAQRRVLVVEDDPTIVDAIAARLRAEGFVVQTAGDGPSAVDTAQAWQPDLLILDIMLPGFDGLEVCRRVQAQRPVPVLMLTARDDETDMLVGLGVGADDYMTKPFSMRELAARVHVLLRRVERAALAATTPRSGILRLGELEIDHAQRRVRVRSEDVHLTPTEFDLLVCLANTPRAVLSREQLLAEVWDWADASGTRTVDSHIKALRRKIGAERIRTVHGVGYALETPTP; translated from the coding sequence ATGGAGCAGACACACACCTCCCACAACGGCGCTACGGCGGCGATGCCCGGCGCCCAGCGCCGGGTGCTGGTGGTCGAGGACGACCCGACGATCGTCGACGCCATCGCCGCCCGGCTGCGCGCCGAGGGTTTTGTCGTGCAAACGGCGGGCGACGGTCCTTCGGCGGTCGACACCGCCCAGGCGTGGCAGCCCGACCTGCTGATTCTCGACATCATGCTGCCGGGCTTCGACGGCCTGGAGGTGTGCCGCCGGGTGCAGGCCCAGCGGCCCGTGCCCGTCCTCATGCTCACCGCGCGTGACGACGAGACGGACATGCTGGTCGGGCTTGGCGTCGGCGCGGACGACTACATGACCAAGCCGTTCTCCATGCGAGAGCTGGCGGCGCGCGTGCACGTGCTGCTGCGCAGGGTCGAGCGGGCCGCGCTCGCCGCGACCACGCCCCGCAGCGGCATCCTGCGCCTGGGCGAGCTGGAGATCGACCACGCCCAGCGGCGGGTGCGGGTGCGCAGCGAGGACGTCCACCTGACGCCCACGGAGTTCGACCTGCTCGTCTGTCTGGCCAACACACCGCGCGCGGTGCTCTCGCGCGAGCAGCTGCTCGCCGAGGTGTGGGACTGGGCCGACGCGTCGGGGACCCGCACCGTCGACAGCCACATCAAGGCGCTGCGCCGGAAGATCGGCGCGGAGCGGATCCGCACGGTGCACGGTGTCGGGTACGCCCTCGAGACACCCACACCGTGA
- a CDS encoding HAMP domain-containing sensor histidine kinase, with protein sequence MSGPFGGLQPFSIKTKLGALVVVSVFITTGLLLVAMKTETELRFITVFSVIATLLITQFVAHSLTAPLDEMNAVARAVSHGDYTRRVRGADRRDELGDVASTINRMADDLEAQDRQRKELVANVSHELRTPIAGLRAVLENVVDGVSAADPETMRTALKQTERLGRLVDTLLDLSRLDNGVVPLKARRFEVWPYLSGVLKEANMVASARAGIASGSGSHTRTDVHLHLDVSPPELTAHADAERLHQVVANLIDNAVKHSPPHGRVTVRARRGPYPESLDLEVLDEGPGIPESEWHRVFERFNRGSHAGAPVHGQGNDGGTGLGLAIARWAVDLHGGHIGVAESPRGCRIQVTLPGLPEV encoded by the coding sequence ATGAGCGGGCCCTTCGGAGGGCTGCAGCCTTTCTCCATCAAGACGAAGCTCGGCGCCCTCGTCGTCGTCTCCGTCTTCATCACCACGGGCCTGCTCCTGGTGGCGATGAAGACGGAGACCGAGCTGCGCTTCATCACCGTCTTCTCGGTGATCGCCACGCTCCTGATCACCCAGTTCGTGGCGCACAGCCTCACCGCGCCGCTCGACGAGATGAACGCGGTGGCCCGCGCCGTCTCGCACGGCGACTACACGCGCCGGGTGCGCGGCGCCGACCGGCGCGACGAGCTGGGCGACGTGGCCTCCACCATCAACCGCATGGCCGACGACCTGGAGGCCCAGGACCGGCAGCGCAAGGAACTCGTCGCCAACGTCTCGCACGAGCTGCGCACCCCCATCGCCGGTCTGCGCGCGGTCCTGGAGAACGTCGTGGACGGCGTCTCCGCTGCCGACCCGGAGACCATGCGTACCGCCCTGAAGCAGACGGAACGCCTCGGCAGGCTCGTGGACACCCTCCTGGACCTGTCCCGCCTGGACAACGGCGTCGTCCCGCTGAAGGCCCGCCGCTTCGAGGTGTGGCCCTATCTGTCGGGCGTCCTGAAGGAGGCCAACATGGTCGCCTCCGCGCGCGCGGGCATCGCGTCGGGCTCCGGCAGCCATACGCGTACGGACGTCCATCTGCACCTCGACGTGTCGCCGCCCGAGCTGACGGCCCACGCGGACGCGGAGCGGCTGCACCAGGTCGTGGCGAACCTCATCGACAACGCCGTCAAGCACAGCCCTCCGCACGGGCGGGTGACGGTGCGCGCCCGGCGCGGCCCCTACCCCGAGTCGCTGGACCTGGAGGTGCTCGACGAGGGCCCCGGCATCCCGGAGTCCGAGTGGCACCGCGTCTTCGAGCGCTTCAACCGGGGCAGCCACGCGGGCGCCCCCGTCCACGGCCAGGGCAACGACGGCGGCACGGGCCTCGGCCTCGCCATCGCCCGCTGGGCGGTCGATCTGCACGGCGGTCACATCGGAGTGGCCGAATCCCCTCGGGGCTGCCGCATCCAGGTCACCCTTCCGGGCCTGCCCGAAGTGTGA
- a CDS encoding DUF6104 family protein — MYFTDRGIEELEKRRGQEEVTFEWLAEQLRTFVDLNPDFEVPVERLATWLARLDDEDEDE, encoded by the coding sequence TTGTACTTCACCGACCGTGGCATCGAGGAGCTGGAGAAGCGGCGCGGCCAGGAGGAGGTCACCTTCGAGTGGCTCGCCGAGCAGCTCCGCACCTTCGTGGACCTCAACCCGGACTTCGAGGTCCCGGTCGAGCGCCTCGCCACGTGGCTGGCGCGTCTCGACGACGAGGACGAGGACGAGTAG
- a CDS encoding DUF4097 family beta strand repeat-containing protein → MSEWSVAEPRKLTFDAPVTTLHVRVVNGTVNVVGTDEGSARLEVSEIEGPPLTVTHEDGTLTVAYDDLPWKGFLKWLDRKGWRRSAVVSLAVPSGARVEVGTVGAGAMVSGMEGRTEVRGVTGQTTLVGLSGPVRAETVSGSVEAQDVTGSLRFSSVSGDLTVVEAAGSSVRADSVSGSMIVDLDPAGGATDVGLTSVSGEIAIRLPHPADAEVEVDTASGSVSNAFEDLRVSGQWGAKKITGRLGSGRGRLKATTVSGSIALLRRPPMEEDPYDEVPLETPPEDAAHPAPPTDHTPEPTDGPVDGPTDKKVL, encoded by the coding sequence ATGTCCGAGTGGTCCGTCGCCGAGCCCCGGAAGCTCACGTTCGACGCCCCTGTGACGACACTCCATGTGCGCGTCGTCAACGGCACGGTGAACGTCGTGGGCACCGACGAAGGTTCCGCCCGCCTGGAGGTCTCCGAGATAGAGGGCCCGCCCCTGACGGTGACCCACGAGGACGGCACCCTCACCGTCGCCTATGACGACCTGCCCTGGAAGGGCTTCCTGAAGTGGCTGGACCGCAAGGGCTGGCGCCGCAGCGCGGTGGTCTCGCTCGCCGTGCCCTCGGGAGCGCGCGTCGAGGTGGGCACGGTCGGCGCGGGCGCCATGGTCTCCGGCATGGAGGGCCGCACGGAGGTGCGCGGTGTCACGGGCCAGACGACCCTCGTGGGACTCTCGGGCCCGGTCCGCGCGGAGACGGTGTCGGGCAGCGTCGAGGCCCAGGACGTCACCGGCAGCCTGCGGTTCTCCTCCGTCTCCGGCGACCTCACCGTCGTCGAGGCGGCGGGTTCCTCCGTCCGGGCGGATTCGGTGAGCGGCTCGATGATCGTGGACCTGGACCCGGCGGGCGGCGCGACCGACGTCGGTCTGACGAGCGTCTCGGGCGAGATCGCGATCCGGCTGCCGCACCCGGCGGACGCGGAGGTGGAGGTGGACACCGCGAGCGGCTCGGTGTCGAACGCCTTCGAGGACCTGCGCGTGAGCGGCCAGTGGGGCGCGAAGAAGATCACCGGTCGGCTCGGCAGCGGCCGGGGCAGGCTCAAGGCGACGACGGTCTCCGGCTCCATCGCGCTGCTGCGCAGGCCACCGATGGAGGAAGATCCTTACGACGAGGTCCCTCTGGAGACCCCTCCGGAGGACGCCGCCCACCCCGCCCCACCCACGGACCACACCCCCGAGCCGACCGACGGCCCCGTCGACGGCCCCACCGACAAGAAGGTGCTCTGA
- a CDS encoding Clp protease N-terminal domain-containing protein has protein sequence MFERFTRNARDVVKGAVVHCERAGHDSVEEAHLLLSLLDREGSRASFVLAALGAKGRRDSIAAALDEVRRRGGMSRADVDALAGLGIDLGEIVSRVEQAHGAGALSDARPRRGLLGVVRSGHRPFTPEAKDVLVRALRIVTGERGRQLGDEHLLLALTLGRGAVADVLADHGVTEGSVRRVLHGGGGEAMAG, from the coding sequence ATGTTCGAACGGTTCACGCGCAACGCCAGGGATGTCGTCAAGGGTGCTGTCGTCCACTGCGAGCGGGCGGGGCACGACAGCGTCGAAGAGGCCCATCTCCTCCTCTCGCTCCTCGATCGCGAGGGCAGCCGGGCCTCCTTCGTCCTGGCCGCGCTCGGGGCGAAGGGGCGGCGTGACTCGATCGCCGCGGCCCTCGACGAGGTACGGCGCAGGGGCGGGATGAGCCGGGCGGACGTCGATGCCCTGGCCGGTCTCGGCATCGACCTCGGCGAGATCGTCTCCCGGGTCGAACAGGCGCATGGCGCCGGGGCGTTGTCGGACGCACGCCCCCGACGCGGCCTGCTCGGCGTCGTACGGTCCGGTCACCGCCCCTTCACCCCCGAAGCCAAGGACGTACTCGTCCGGGCGCTGCGCATCGTCACCGGTGAACGGGGGCGCCAACTCGGCGACGAGCACCTCCTCCTCGCGCTCACCCTGGGGCGTGGCGCCGTCGCCGATGTCCTCGCGGACCACGGGGTGACGGAGGGGTCGGTCCGGAGGGTTCTTCATGGTGGGGGCGGGGAGGCGATGGCGGGGTAA
- a CDS encoding PadR family transcriptional regulator, with protein MPPVFAHGRLRLYLLKLLDEAPRHGYEVIRLLEERFQGLYAPSAGTVYPRLAKLEAEGLVTHTTEGGRKVYSITDAGRAELADRSGELADLELEIRESVAELAAEIRDGVQGAAGDLRREMRAAAEEARASGPSGGRKGQGRGYPDPSDFFDWASGDKEGWRQAKEEFKRAKQEWKEQARRAKDESRRAREEAQRARRQAKEAQEQAQTQAKEEFQRIARHVQEQVQDHFTRGDWPTGVREGLTELAKEFGEFGKEFGKDFGKGFGRGEAEAGAKPGPATEQPKFSKGDPEGPAVDYAPDWAKEDPTGDPARDLDRLLDRFRDDIRDAARDHGVSSDQLREARQHLSTAAAHIGATLRSPRP; from the coding sequence ATGCCCCCCGTGTTCGCCCACGGCCGCCTCCGCCTGTACCTGCTGAAGCTGCTCGACGAGGCGCCGCGCCATGGGTACGAGGTGATCCGCCTCCTCGAAGAACGCTTCCAGGGCCTGTACGCGCCTTCGGCGGGCACGGTGTATCCGCGCCTGGCGAAGCTGGAGGCCGAGGGCCTGGTCACGCACACCACGGAGGGCGGCAGGAAGGTGTACTCCATCACGGACGCGGGCCGCGCCGAGCTGGCCGACCGCAGCGGCGAACTGGCCGACCTGGAGCTGGAGATCCGCGAGTCGGTCGCCGAGCTCGCCGCCGAGATCCGGGACGGCGTGCAGGGCGCCGCTGGCGACCTGCGCCGCGAGATGCGCGCGGCCGCGGAGGAGGCCCGCGCTTCCGGCCCGTCCGGCGGCCGCAAGGGCCAAGGCCGCGGCTACCCCGACCCGTCGGACTTCTTCGACTGGGCGTCCGGCGACAAGGAGGGCTGGCGCCAGGCGAAGGAGGAGTTCAAGCGCGCCAAGCAGGAGTGGAAGGAGCAGGCGCGGCGGGCGAAGGACGAGAGCCGCCGGGCCCGCGAGGAGGCCCAGCGGGCGCGCCGCCAGGCCAAGGAGGCGCAGGAGCAGGCACAGACCCAGGCCAAGGAGGAGTTCCAGCGCATCGCCCGGCACGTCCAGGAGCAGGTGCAGGACCACTTCACCCGGGGCGACTGGCCGACGGGCGTGCGGGAGGGCCTGACGGAACTGGCCAAGGAGTTCGGCGAGTTCGGGAAGGAATTCGGCAAGGACTTCGGCAAGGGCTTCGGCCGCGGCGAAGCGGAGGCGGGCGCCAAGCCCGGACCGGCCACCGAGCAGCCCAAGTTCAGCAAGGGCGACCCCGAAGGCCCGGCCGTGGACTACGCCCCCGACTGGGCCAAGGAGGACCCGACCGGCGACCCGGCCCGCGACCTGGACCGCCTCCTGGACCGCTTCCGCGACGACATCCGCGACGCGGCCCGCGACCACGGAGTCTCCTCCGACCAACTCCGGGAGGCCCGCCAGCACTTGTCCACGGCGGCGGCCCACATCGGAGCGACGCTGCGGTCACCTCGCCCCTGA